The following coding sequences are from one Seonamhaeicola sp. ML3 window:
- a CDS encoding thymidylate synthase — protein sequence MKQYHDLVRHVLENGNEKGDRTGTGTKSVFGYQMRFDLNEGFPMVTTKKLHLKSIIYELLWFLKGDTNIKYLTDNGVRIWNEWADENGDLGPVYGHQWRNWNSDEIDQIKEVIETLKKNPNSRRMLVSAWNPSVLPDTSISFGENVANGKAALPPCHAFFQFYVADGKLSCQLYQRSADIFLGVPFNIASYALFTLMMAQVCGYEAGEFIHTFGDAHIYSNHYEQLELQLSREPRPLPKMVLNPEIKDIFDFKFEDFTLLNYDPHPHIKGVVAV from the coding sequence ATGAAACAGTATCACGACTTAGTAAGACATGTATTAGAAAATGGAAATGAAAAGGGCGACCGTACAGGTACCGGAACAAAAAGTGTTTTCGGTTACCAAATGCGATTCGATTTAAATGAGGGTTTCCCAATGGTCACAACCAAGAAGTTGCACCTAAAATCTATCATTTATGAATTATTATGGTTTTTAAAAGGTGATACTAACATTAAGTACTTAACAGATAACGGTGTTAGAATCTGGAATGAGTGGGCTGATGAAAACGGTGATTTAGGACCGGTTTATGGACATCAATGGCGTAACTGGAACAGTGATGAAATAGACCAAATAAAAGAGGTTATTGAGACACTCAAAAAAAACCCGAATAGCCGTAGAATGTTAGTGTCTGCCTGGAACCCATCTGTTTTACCTGATACTTCGATTTCGTTTGGGGAAAATGTTGCCAACGGAAAAGCAGCGTTACCTCCCTGTCATGCCTTTTTCCAGTTTTACGTAGCAGATGGAAAGCTCTCTTGCCAATTATACCAACGTAGTGCAGATATCTTTTTGGGTGTTCCATTTAACATTGCATCCTATGCGTTATTTACCTTAATGATGGCTCAAGTTTGCGGTTACGAAGCTGGTGAATTTATACATACTTTTGGCGATGCCCACATTTACAGTAACCATTATGAGCAACTAGAACTACAATTATCAAGAGAACCTAGGCCATTACCGAAAATGGTTTTAAACCCTGAGATTAAAGATATTTTCGATTTTAAATTTGAGGATTTCACCTTATTAAATTACGATCCACACCCGCACATAAAAGGTGTTGTGGCCGTTTAG